One window of the Shewanella litorisediminis genome contains the following:
- a CDS encoding protein-disulfide reductase DsbD, giving the protein MKKIITLLFSCLLLLAPSTHANDIFGNKFDFLKGEPELMPVHEAFVFDAVQDGNRLRLSFVIADGYYLYRDKLKFEADNASLGEVALPPGKLHNDEYFGEQQVFYSYVEFTVALKEALEQGTLTVTFMGCAEGKLCFPPTKVSKQLNAVAPNDGKLSDETAGSVATGSVSTSSPSTSAPLTQQDSLAKMLTDGSLGWTLLIFFGLGIGLALTPCVFPMYPILSGIIVGQGEKLSTGRAFTLSMAYVQGMAITYSLLGLVVASAGMKYQAALQHPAVLIGLAILFFVLSLSMFGLYDLKLPSSWQEKMNGLSNSQKGGNLTGVFIMGVISGLVASPCTTAPLSGALVYVAQSGDLLMGFAALYVLSMGMGLPLLLMGTSGGKLLPRAGAWMEIIKTIFGFLLIAVSVMMIGRIWPGMVSDLLWALWGVALAGYLLHQNKKTEFNWKQTVRTVLLMLGLLAAFSYGFQAVMGGLGYQMPTNKAQQAVKGVEFKRIKSVEDLNAELAIARFEGKFVMLDLYADWCVACKEFEHITFPDPEVKKRLDNMVLLQADVTKSDAIDVTLLETYDVLGLPTLLLFDPQSGLRDDLRVTGFMGPKDFAAHLDLLQVH; this is encoded by the coding sequence ATGAAAAAAATCATCACCCTGCTGTTTAGCTGTCTGCTTTTATTGGCGCCATCGACCCATGCCAATGATATTTTTGGCAACAAGTTTGATTTCCTTAAGGGCGAGCCCGAGCTGATGCCCGTGCATGAGGCCTTTGTGTTTGATGCGGTGCAGGACGGAAACCGCCTGCGGTTGTCCTTTGTGATTGCCGACGGCTATTACCTGTACCGGGACAAACTCAAGTTTGAGGCCGACAATGCCTCTCTGGGCGAAGTTGCGCTTCCCCCGGGCAAGCTGCACAACGACGAATATTTTGGCGAGCAGCAGGTGTTTTACAGCTATGTGGAGTTCACCGTTGCCCTGAAGGAAGCCCTGGAACAGGGCACGCTGACAGTCACCTTCATGGGCTGCGCCGAAGGCAAACTCTGCTTCCCACCCACCAAGGTCAGTAAGCAACTCAATGCCGTAGCGCCAAACGATGGCAAACTGTCGGACGAAACCGCAGGCTCGGTAGCCACAGGTTCAGTGTCAACCTCCTCTCCTTCGACATCAGCACCGCTGACCCAACAAGATAGCCTGGCAAAGATGCTGACCGACGGGAGCCTCGGTTGGACCTTGCTGATTTTCTTCGGTTTGGGCATTGGTCTGGCGCTCACGCCCTGTGTATTCCCCATGTACCCTATTCTGTCGGGCATTATCGTCGGCCAGGGTGAAAAGCTGTCTACCGGACGCGCCTTTACCCTGTCCATGGCCTATGTGCAGGGTATGGCCATTACCTACTCGCTGCTGGGTCTGGTGGTGGCATCTGCCGGGATGAAGTATCAGGCCGCGTTGCAGCACCCCGCCGTATTGATTGGCCTGGCGATACTGTTCTTCGTCCTCAGTTTGTCCATGTTTGGTCTGTATGACCTCAAACTGCCGTCCTCCTGGCAGGAAAAGATGAATGGCCTGTCCAACAGCCAGAAAGGCGGCAACCTTACCGGCGTCTTTATCATGGGGGTGATTTCCGGTCTGGTGGCCTCTCCCTGCACCACAGCCCCCTTGTCGGGTGCACTGGTTTATGTGGCGCAAAGTGGCGACCTGCTGATGGGCTTTGCCGCCCTGTACGTACTCAGTATGGGCATGGGTCTGCCACTGCTGCTGATGGGGACTTCCGGCGGTAAATTGCTGCCCCGCGCAGGTGCCTGGATGGAAATCATCAAGACTATCTTCGGCTTCCTGCTGATTGCCGTGTCTGTGATGATGATTGGCCGGATCTGGCCTGGCATGGTGTCTGACTTGCTGTGGGCGCTGTGGGGTGTGGCGCTGGCGGGCTACCTGCTGCATCAAAACAAGAAAACCGAATTCAACTGGAAACAAACCGTGCGCACGGTGCTGCTGATGTTGGGGCTGCTGGCGGCGTTCTCCTATGGCTTCCAGGCTGTGATGGGTGGTTTGGGCTACCAGATGCCCACCAACAAGGCACAGCAAGCCGTGAAAGGGGTTGAGTTCAAACGCATCAAGTCAGTGGAAGATCTCAATGCTGAGCTTGCCATCGCCCGCTTTGAAGGCAAGTTTGTGATGCTGGATCTCTATGCCGATTGGTGTGTGGCCTGTAAGGAATTTGAGCACATTACCTTCCCCGACCCGGAAGTGAAAAAGCGCCTGGATAACATGGTGCTGCTTCAGGCCGATGTGACCAAGTCAGACGCCATCGACGTGACCTTGCTGGAAACCTATGATGTGCTGGGCTTGCCTACCCTGCTTTTGTTCGATCCCCAGAGTGGCCTGCGCGATGACCTGAGGGTAACCGGCTTTATGGGGCCGAAAGACTTTGCGGCGCACCTGGACCTGTTGCAAGTGCATTAA
- the cutA gene encoding divalent-cation tolerance protein CutA: MAQSMDDYILVMTTCPSEDVCLAIAKRLVSDGLAACVQQGGPVTSVYHWQGKLCEDREYPLFIKTRRALYAKVERAISELHPYELPEIIATPVTEALPGYLNWINDNTQS, encoded by the coding sequence ATGGCACAGTCCATGGATGACTACATCCTGGTTATGACCACCTGCCCCTCAGAGGATGTCTGCCTTGCCATCGCCAAACGTCTGGTGAGTGACGGCCTTGCTGCCTGTGTGCAGCAGGGCGGCCCCGTGACCTCGGTTTACCATTGGCAGGGAAAACTCTGTGAAGACAGGGAATATCCCTTATTCATCAAAACCCGGCGGGCACTGTATGCCAAGGTGGAACGGGCGATTTCTGAGCTGCATCCCTATGAGTTGCCGGAGATTATCGCGACGCCCGTAACCGAGGCCCTGCCCGGCTATTTGAACTGGATAAACGACAATACACAATCATGA
- a CDS encoding FxsA family protein, whose product MFFAFILIFILIPVVELSVLIRVGEVLGSLTTVALVLFTAVVGVSLVRSQGLSTLMQAQQKMARGEAPTSELLEGMMLAMAGLLLLIPGFVTDFIGLLLLTPVTRKPLAALLLKRLQLRVVGKGGFGANFGQGPFNQGPFGQGPFGNDPFNREGRNTFDGDFERKDDPSAKNHQLEQPKEPASEDEASKSDPNKPRS is encoded by the coding sequence ATGTTTTTTGCTTTTATCCTGATTTTTATTCTGATCCCCGTGGTCGAGCTTTCGGTGCTTATCCGTGTTGGCGAAGTGCTCGGTAGCCTGACTACAGTGGCACTGGTGCTCTTTACCGCAGTGGTGGGAGTCTCTCTGGTTCGCAGTCAGGGATTATCTACCCTGATGCAGGCACAGCAAAAAATGGCCCGGGGCGAGGCGCCCACCTCCGAGTTACTGGAAGGCATGATGTTGGCGATGGCCGGACTCTTGTTGCTTATTCCGGGCTTTGTGACCGACTTTATTGGTTTGCTGCTGCTGACGCCTGTCACCCGTAAACCGCTGGCAGCCTTGCTGCTGAAGCGCTTGCAACTGAGAGTTGTCGGCAAGGGCGGTTTTGGTGCCAATTTTGGTCAAGGCCCTTTTAACCAAGGCCCTTTTGGCCAGGGGCCTTTTGGCAATGATCCCTTCAATCGCGAGGGGAGAAATACCTTTGATGGCGACTTCGAACGCAAAGACGACCCCAGTGCGAAAAACCATCAGTTGGAGCAGCCCAAAGAACCGGCGAGTGAGGATGAGGCGTCCAAATCAGACCCTAATAAGCCCAGGAGCTGA